From a region of the uncultured Draconibacterium sp. genome:
- a CDS encoding two-component regulator propeller domain-containing protein: MIKTIEKKNWAKLLLLLCIFIIPNVSFAETIDLIYADPIPDNDFKSKNSTCIVQDSKGFIWIGTNDGLYCLRGENLARYLSGGTDSTTLYDNRIQDLFIDNSGTLWIISVGGLCSYNPCLDNFNRILSSFELDEDVFRQISAIKQDQKNNIYISAANSIYQIDKEPNTPQLVFHNPDFGITDFLFDENNNIWISSNNGGLMYFNISERTSKRFLSNATDNKSLGDNNITDIVLVDNSKLWIATYGGGVNLLDTKNQEIKRYTTGDNYSDFIIFIYADLNNNIWICDLKGLRRYDNESDTFVRIHSVNAAKDLVEELPSKILQDKQGNYWTINSPGGVGLRYQSKGISIYDKNPEKFWHTISNNIVKIAFNDDDVCWVGNGNDGIDVFDFKNKRHHVYHSNLNDPGSLGRGAVCCLYNDSQNRMWVGTNLGGLQCYDPVNDKFITYINDPQDSLSISNNDIRGIQEDADGNFWIITHGKGIDYFNYKEQKFYNYNFAENGLSNDWSFQLLLDSDENLWVATPSGVSVLKKGAKKFTSYYHVPEYSHTIPSDYINCLFEDSKKRIWIGTFSGLCRYNPESDNFHRVDPGFPAQNICSVEEDRNGNLWISSVSGITGFNPDTEQLITNLDEADGLPPGIFKPGCSAKNTNNVLFFGGDNGIAGFDPDKLNLNTEVSDVFISGFYLHNKKVEKFGTDEILPKSPFCTDQIELKHKQNSIGFEYASTNYLDYAKNKFKYKLEGLDEDWIETDHTHVNYNYLAQGKYVFRVIAANNNGVWNKNEASIKVVISPPWWLTWWFISSCMVLLVFLIIVIFRYRVAKLTAEKHKLEGLVQNRTKVLKDKNRILELQKEKLHQRNSLLKQQKKQIETQTNKITEVAENLSQLNIELTTANVTKDKLFSIIAHDLINPFNAILGFSDVLIEGHQNMDEENRMELIKHIHDSSHNAFDLLNSLLHWARSQDKKIEFKPETLNINEIFSNVIVEVSATALKKRIKVENKLDNKDLEIYFDRNIIMLILRNLLMNAIKFSNKESSIFINAVQIEAGKVVFSVKDFGVGMTPDYAATIFNDDMNIDVAAGTNGEKGVGLGLSLCKEFVTSHNGEIWVESTPGKGSTFFFTIKGEK, encoded by the coding sequence ATGATAAAAACAATTGAGAAAAAAAATTGGGCAAAACTCCTCTTACTACTTTGTATATTCATTATTCCTAATGTTTCATTTGCTGAAACCATCGACTTAATATATGCAGATCCGATTCCGGATAACGATTTTAAAAGTAAAAACAGTACATGTATTGTTCAGGACAGTAAAGGTTTTATCTGGATTGGAACTAATGACGGATTATATTGCTTAAGGGGCGAAAATCTGGCACGTTACCTGTCAGGAGGTACTGATAGCACTACTTTATACGATAATCGTATTCAGGATTTGTTTATCGACAATTCAGGAACGCTTTGGATTATATCGGTCGGTGGCTTATGTAGTTACAATCCGTGTTTGGATAACTTTAACCGTATTTTGAGCTCGTTTGAATTGGATGAGGATGTATTTCGTCAAATTTCGGCCATAAAACAGGATCAGAAGAACAACATTTATATCTCTGCTGCAAATTCAATTTACCAAATCGATAAGGAGCCAAATACACCCCAACTTGTTTTCCACAATCCCGATTTCGGGATAACCGACTTTCTTTTCGATGAAAACAATAACATTTGGATTTCCTCGAATAACGGAGGTTTGATGTATTTTAACATCTCTGAACGTACATCGAAAAGATTTCTTTCGAATGCTACGGATAATAAGAGCCTGGGCGATAATAATATTACTGATATTGTATTAGTAGATAATTCAAAACTCTGGATAGCTACTTACGGCGGTGGTGTAAATTTACTGGATACTAAAAACCAAGAAATCAAAAGATATACCACGGGAGATAATTATTCTGATTTCATTATTTTCATCTATGCCGATCTTAATAATAACATTTGGATTTGCGATTTAAAAGGTTTAAGGAGATACGATAACGAATCAGATACTTTTGTAAGGATACATAGCGTTAATGCCGCCAAAGACCTTGTTGAAGAACTTCCTTCAAAGATACTACAGGACAAGCAGGGGAATTACTGGACAATTAACAGCCCTGGTGGTGTTGGCTTAAGATATCAATCAAAAGGAATAAGCATTTATGATAAAAATCCTGAAAAATTCTGGCACACGATTAGTAACAATATTGTGAAAATTGCTTTTAATGATGATGACGTGTGTTGGGTTGGAAATGGTAATGATGGCATTGATGTATTTGATTTTAAAAACAAACGTCACCACGTTTATCATTCCAATCTGAATGATCCTGGAAGTCTTGGACGCGGTGCAGTTTGTTGTTTATATAACGACAGCCAAAACAGAATGTGGGTAGGTACTAATCTCGGAGGTCTGCAGTGCTACGACCCGGTGAACGACAAGTTTATCACTTATATAAACGATCCTCAGGATTCATTGTCAATTTCGAATAATGATATCAGGGGAATACAGGAAGATGCTGATGGTAATTTCTGGATTATTACGCATGGAAAAGGAATAGATTATTTTAATTATAAGGAACAGAAATTCTATAATTACAACTTCGCCGAAAACGGATTATCGAATGACTGGTCATTCCAGCTATTGCTTGATTCGGATGAAAATCTATGGGTAGCAACTCCCAGTGGTGTGAGTGTTTTGAAAAAAGGTGCAAAGAAATTCACAAGTTATTATCACGTGCCGGAATATTCCCATACAATTCCCAGCGATTATATCAATTGTTTGTTTGAAGATTCAAAAAAGCGAATTTGGATAGGCACATTTTCGGGATTGTGCAGGTACAATCCCGAGAGCGATAATTTTCATCGGGTTGATCCCGGTTTTCCGGCTCAAAACATTTGTTCTGTAGAAGAAGACCGGAACGGAAATCTGTGGATTAGTTCTGTTTCAGGAATTACAGGTTTTAATCCTGATACAGAACAATTAATAACAAATCTTGATGAAGCTGACGGCCTTCCGCCGGGAATATTTAAACCCGGGTGTAGTGCTAAAAATACCAATAATGTTCTGTTCTTTGGAGGAGATAACGGAATAGCGGGTTTTGATCCGGATAAACTGAATCTAAATACAGAGGTGTCGGATGTATTTATTAGTGGATTTTATCTTCACAATAAAAAAGTTGAAAAGTTTGGAACAGATGAAATTCTGCCAAAGAGCCCGTTCTGTACCGATCAAATAGAGCTAAAACATAAGCAAAACTCCATTGGTTTTGAATATGCTTCTACCAATTACCTCGATTACGCCAAAAATAAATTTAAATACAAACTTGAAGGTCTAGATGAAGACTGGATTGAAACCGACCATACGCATGTAAACTATAATTATCTGGCACAGGGCAAATATGTGTTCCGAGTTATTGCGGCAAATAACAACGGTGTATGGAACAAAAACGAAGCATCGATAAAAGTGGTAATTAGCCCTCCCTGGTGGTTAACATGGTGGTTTATTTCAAGCTGTATGGTGCTACTTGTTTTTCTGATAATTGTTATTTTCAGGTACCGTGTAGCTAAACTTACAGCAGAAAAACATAAGTTGGAAGGATTGGTACAAAACAGAACAAAGGTACTAAAAGATAAAAACCGTATACTGGAGCTCCAGAAAGAGAAACTTCATCAAAGAAACTCGCTTCTAAAACAGCAAAAAAAGCAAATTGAAACGCAGACAAATAAAATAACAGAGGTGGCTGAAAACCTTTCTCAATTAAATATTGAACTAACAACGGCAAATGTTACAAAAGACAAGCTTTTCTCCATAATTGCGCATGATCTAATAAATCCGTTTAATGCAATTTTGGGTTTCTCGGATGTGTTAATAGAAGGACACCAAAACATGGATGAGGAAAACAGAATGGAGTTAATAAAACATATACACGACTCGTCGCACAATGCTTTTGATTTGCTGAACAGCTTATTACACTGGGCCAGAAGTCAGGATAAAAAAATTGAGTTTAAACCGGAGACCTTAAACATTAATGAGATCTTTTCAAATGTAATAGTTGAAGTTTCGGCAACAGCATTAAAAAAACGAATTAAGGTTGAAAACAAACTTGATAATAAGGATCTGGAAATATACTTCGACAGGAACATTATCATGTTGATTTTACGTAACCTGTTGATGAATGCTATAAAATTTAGCAATAAAGAAAGTAGTATATTTATTAATGCGGTTCAAATAGAGGCGGGTAAAGTAGTCTTCTCGGTAAAAGATTTTGGTGTTGGAATGACGCCTGATTATGCAGCAACTATTTTCAATGATGACATGAATATTGATGTAGCAGCAGGAACAAACGGCGAGAAAGGTGTTGGTCTCGGACTGTCGTTATGCAAAGAGTTTGTAACCAGTCATAACGGTGAAATTTGGGTTGAAAGTACTCCGGGTAAAGGAAGTACCTTCTTTTTCACTATTAAGGGAGAAAAGTAA
- a CDS encoding acetate--CoA ligase family protein gives MINEKLLRPNSIVVVGASNNIAKPGGKIIKNLLDHNFVGDLFAINPNESKIQGIPAFPDVAELPEIDLAILAIPAKYCLQTITDLAEQNNTKAFIIISAGFGETSDAGKELEQQIVKVVDEHDACLIGPNCIGVMTPWHASVFTTPIPELTSEGCDFISGSGATAVFIMESGIPKGLRFASVFSVGNSAQTGVEDVLAYLDEHYVDGESPRVKLLYIENINDPDKLLHHATSLIKKGCKIAAIKAGSSSAGSRAASSHTGALTSSDAAVEALFRKAGIVRCYGREELTTVASVFMCKELQGEKLAIITHAGGPGVMLTDALEDGGLKIPEIADSEAKTALLQKLFQGSSVENPIDFLATGTAEQLGHIIDACENDFDIDGMAVIYGSPGLFPIGDVYDLLSEKMKVCKKPIYPILPSIINVKDDVAHFLSRGNVNFPDEVLLGRALTKVMNTRKPVAKTEDAQGIDPEAVKTVIAETENGYQPPEVIHKLFDLAGIPRVKEMVAKSESEAVLAAMNIGFPVVMKVVGPVHKTEVGGVILNVRNVTQVRKEFHHLFQIEGTEGVLIAQMAAGTELFLGATYEETFGHVVLCGMGGIYVEVMKDVASGLAPLTHSEARSMVTSLKSYKILKGFRKQEGVNIDKYVDIIVRLSWLLRFATEIKEIDINPLLGNEQEILAVDARIRIEH, from the coding sequence ATGATTAACGAAAAATTGCTCAGGCCCAACAGTATTGTGGTTGTTGGTGCGTCGAATAATATTGCAAAGCCCGGTGGTAAGATCATTAAAAACCTGCTGGATCATAATTTTGTAGGCGATCTTTTTGCAATCAATCCCAACGAATCAAAAATTCAGGGAATTCCAGCCTTCCCCGATGTAGCAGAACTTCCGGAGATTGATTTGGCTATTTTGGCTATTCCTGCAAAATATTGTTTGCAAACCATTACCGATCTGGCAGAGCAAAATAACACCAAAGCTTTTATCATCATTTCGGCTGGGTTTGGCGAAACCAGTGATGCCGGAAAAGAGCTCGAACAGCAAATTGTAAAAGTTGTTGATGAACATGATGCTTGTTTGATCGGGCCAAACTGTATTGGAGTGATGACGCCCTGGCATGCCAGTGTTTTTACCACGCCTATTCCGGAGCTGACTTCCGAAGGTTGCGATTTTATCTCCGGCTCAGGAGCAACAGCAGTTTTTATTATGGAATCGGGCATCCCGAAAGGGTTACGTTTTGCCAGTGTTTTTTCAGTGGGAAACAGCGCACAAACCGGTGTTGAAGATGTTTTGGCTTACCTCGACGAACACTATGTTGATGGTGAAAGTCCGCGCGTAAAGTTGCTTTATATCGAGAACATTAACGATCCGGATAAGTTGTTGCACCATGCCACTTCGTTAATTAAAAAAGGCTGTAAAATAGCTGCGATTAAAGCCGGAAGTTCATCGGCCGGCAGTCGTGCAGCATCGTCGCATACGGGCGCACTTACCAGTTCGGATGCCGCTGTGGAAGCATTGTTCCGCAAAGCCGGAATTGTACGTTGTTATGGTCGAGAGGAACTGACAACTGTTGCTAGTGTGTTTATGTGTAAAGAACTACAAGGAGAAAAGCTGGCAATCATTACACATGCCGGAGGACCGGGAGTTATGCTTACCGATGCGTTAGAAGACGGTGGATTAAAAATTCCGGAGATAGCTGATTCGGAAGCTAAAACAGCACTGTTACAAAAATTATTTCAGGGATCATCAGTAGAAAATCCCATCGATTTTCTGGCAACAGGAACAGCTGAACAGCTCGGACATATTATCGATGCCTGCGAAAATGATTTTGATATTGACGGTATGGCTGTAATCTATGGAAGCCCGGGATTATTTCCAATTGGCGATGTTTACGATTTGCTTTCCGAAAAAATGAAAGTTTGTAAGAAGCCAATTTATCCGATTCTGCCTTCGATTATAAATGTAAAAGATGACGTTGCCCACTTCTTGTCGCGGGGAAATGTAAACTTTCCTGACGAAGTGTTGCTTGGCCGAGCTTTGACAAAAGTAATGAATACACGAAAGCCTGTTGCAAAAACGGAAGATGCACAGGGAATCGATCCGGAAGCAGTAAAAACAGTTATTGCAGAAACCGAAAATGGTTATCAGCCGCCAGAAGTGATCCATAAATTATTTGATTTAGCGGGTATCCCAAGAGTTAAGGAAATGGTGGCCAAATCGGAATCAGAAGCAGTACTGGCTGCCATGAACATCGGGTTTCCGGTAGTGATGAAAGTTGTTGGGCCGGTGCACAAAACCGAAGTTGGCGGCGTAATCCTTAATGTCCGGAATGTTACACAGGTGCGCAAAGAGTTTCATCACCTGTTTCAGATTGAAGGAACCGAGGGCGTGTTAATAGCTCAGATGGCTGCAGGAACCGAACTGTTTTTGGGAGCTACCTACGAAGAAACTTTCGGACACGTTGTGTTGTGCGGAATGGGAGGTATTTACGTTGAGGTTATGAAAGATGTGGCATCGGGTCTGGCACCACTGACACACAGCGAAGCACGCTCGATGGTTACCAGTCTGAAATCATACAAAATTCTAAAAGGTTTTCGCAAGCAGGAAGGTGTGAATATCGATAAGTATGTTGATATTATTGTGCGTTTGTCGTGGTTGCTGCGTTTTGCCACCGAGATAAAAGAGATTGACATTAATCCGTTGTTGGGTAACGAACAGGAAATTTTGGCGGTTGATGCCCGAATTCGGATAGAACATTAA
- a CDS encoding serine hydrolase domain-containing protein, translating to MEQATDVEDSIKNVEKYLEQAAEEFATASTRINKISILKNQKSLFMFRFTILIALFLFLGCSDDTVVDNPKEAEIYFPPTDSETWENTSVSELGWNEGVLNELYDFLKTNNTRAFLILENGRIVVEEYWGKDILNISSFDKNSKWYWASAGKSLTAVLVGIAQQEGMLSIDDKTSDYLGNGWTNMDLEKENLITIKHQLSMTSGLNHQVGDLDCTLPECLTYGVDAGEEWFYHNAPYTLLEEVVATAADLDYNRFTAEYLGQKTGINGNWIKSGYNNIYWSTARDAARFGLLIQNEGEWNGKEVVSDKSYFNAMVNTSQNLNLSYGYLWWLNGKGSVVLPGFTAPLNSSMSPHAPDELIAAMGKNGQFIEVLPSESIVVVRMGEAPGNSLLPVLFHDEMWEILMRFFN from the coding sequence ATGGAGCAAGCGACAGATGTTGAGGATTCAATAAAAAATGTAGAAAAGTATCTTGAACAGGCTGCAGAAGAGTTTGCAACCGCATCAACCCGGATAAATAAAATTAGTATATTGAAGAATCAAAAATCATTATTCATGTTTCGTTTCACCATACTTATAGCCCTGTTTTTATTCCTCGGATGTTCCGATGATACAGTTGTCGACAATCCAAAAGAGGCAGAAATATACTTTCCTCCAACAGATTCGGAAACCTGGGAAAATACGTCCGTTTCAGAACTTGGATGGAACGAAGGAGTATTAAACGAGCTTTACGATTTTTTGAAGACCAATAATACAAGAGCTTTTTTGATTCTGGAAAATGGACGCATAGTTGTTGAAGAATATTGGGGAAAAGATATTCTGAATATTTCTTCGTTCGATAAAAACTCGAAATGGTATTGGGCATCCGCAGGAAAGTCGCTGACAGCAGTTTTGGTAGGAATTGCACAACAAGAAGGTATGCTGTCTATTGATGATAAAACCTCAGATTATCTCGGAAATGGATGGACTAATATGGACTTAGAAAAGGAAAACCTGATAACCATTAAACACCAGCTAAGCATGACCAGCGGATTAAACCACCAGGTTGGCGACCTGGATTGCACTTTGCCTGAGTGTTTAACTTACGGAGTTGATGCCGGAGAGGAATGGTTTTATCATAACGCACCATACACTTTACTTGAGGAAGTTGTTGCTACGGCAGCTGATTTAGATTATAACCGGTTTACTGCCGAATATTTGGGCCAAAAGACAGGGATAAACGGGAACTGGATTAAAAGTGGCTACAATAATATTTATTGGAGTACTGCGCGTGATGCCGCTCGTTTTGGTTTGCTCATTCAAAACGAAGGTGAATGGAATGGCAAAGAAGTAGTAAGCGATAAAAGTTATTTTAATGCAATGGTGAACACCTCACAAAACTTGAATCTTTCATACGGGTATTTATGGTGGTTAAACGGGAAAGGCTCGGTTGTATTGCCCGGTTTTACAGCTCCGCTAAATAGCAGCATGAGTCCGCATGCGCCGGATGAACTTATTGCGGCTATGGGTAAAAATGGTCAGTTTATTGAGGTCTTACCAAGTGAAAGTATTGTGGTGGTTCGAATGGGTGAGGCGCCCGGTAATTCGCTGTTGCCGGTGTTATTTCACGATGAAATGTGGGAAATACTAATGCGTTTCTTCAATTGA
- a CDS encoding S46 family peptidase, translated as MMKKSLLLILLGLSLFQLSAKEGMWIPILLEKYNLAEMQEMGFKLTADDIYDVNHSSMKDAVVIFGGGCTGELISDEGLLITNHHCGYRQIQSHSTVEHDYLTNGFWAMSRDEELPNERLTISFLEYMEDVTDSVMAGTDNLEGEAADKKIKENTDRIIKKARNNGKFTASIKPLFYGNQYFLYVYKVYKDVRLVGAPPSAIGKFGGDTDNWMWPRHTGDFSLFRIYADENNEPAEYSPDNVPFTPKKFFPVSMKGVQPGDFTMVFGNPGSTMQYWPHQAVDVTMNQRDADRIMLRDRKLDIIGADMKSDPKIRIQYAAKYQGISNSWKKWQGEIKGLKRLDAINKKLEYEEEFKKWAQQNNTWDNKYEPVFDAFDVLYTDYAKYIKAYDYYREIVMSGVEVFKQARTINAIINNIENNQNERAESMRSAMLKGLPGFYKDFNQPTDEALFASLMPELIHGLDASFLPAEVVETINQFEQNKLIKKVYQKSILTDRKKLEELLENGSEKQLLKLRKDPLISMFNQLNFIYSKDIITEVRKISKSIDDNMKVYMAGLMEMKKGQAFYPDANLTLRVAYGKVEGYEPKDGVKYKYYTTLTGIMEKDNPEIYDYDVPDRLKELYQNKDFGQYEVNGDVPVCFLASNHTTGGNSGSPVVNGNGELIGVNFDRTWESTMSDIMYDPEQCRNISIDIRYALFIIDKFAGAGYLLDEMKIVK; from the coding sequence ATGATGAAGAAGAGTTTGTTGCTAATATTACTAGGATTAAGTCTGTTTCAGCTTTCGGCTAAAGAAGGAATGTGGATTCCAATTCTGCTGGAAAAATACAACCTGGCAGAAATGCAGGAAATGGGTTTTAAACTTACTGCGGATGATATTTACGATGTGAACCACTCGAGCATGAAAGATGCTGTGGTTATTTTTGGTGGAGGATGTACCGGAGAACTGATATCGGATGAAGGATTGCTGATAACCAATCACCATTGCGGATACCGCCAAATCCAGTCGCACAGTACCGTAGAACACGATTACCTTACTAATGGTTTTTGGGCCATGAGTCGCGATGAAGAGCTGCCGAACGAACGATTAACAATAAGTTTTCTGGAATACATGGAAGATGTTACCGATAGCGTAATGGCCGGAACCGACAATCTGGAAGGCGAAGCAGCAGACAAAAAAATAAAAGAAAATACCGACCGTATTATTAAAAAAGCCCGTAACAACGGAAAATTCACAGCCTCAATAAAGCCGCTTTTTTACGGCAACCAGTATTTCCTGTACGTTTATAAAGTATATAAAGATGTACGTTTGGTGGGGGCGCCACCATCAGCCATCGGCAAGTTTGGCGGCGATACCGATAACTGGATGTGGCCGCGGCATACCGGCGATTTTTCTCTGTTCCGTATTTATGCCGATGAAAACAACGAGCCTGCGGAATATTCACCCGATAATGTACCGTTTACTCCAAAGAAATTCTTTCCTGTTTCAATGAAAGGTGTGCAACCCGGAGATTTTACCATGGTTTTCGGAAACCCCGGATCAACAATGCAATACTGGCCGCACCAGGCGGTTGATGTAACCATGAATCAGCGCGATGCGGACCGTATTATGCTGCGCGATAGGAAACTGGATATTATTGGTGCAGATATGAAATCGGATCCTAAAATTCGTATTCAGTACGCGGCAAAATACCAAGGGATAAGTAATTCGTGGAAAAAATGGCAGGGCGAAATTAAAGGTTTAAAACGCCTGGATGCCATTAATAAAAAGCTGGAGTACGAGGAAGAATTCAAAAAATGGGCACAGCAAAACAATACCTGGGATAATAAATACGAACCGGTTTTTGATGCTTTTGATGTGCTGTATACCGACTATGCAAAGTATATAAAAGCCTACGATTACTACCGCGAAATTGTGATGAGTGGAGTAGAGGTGTTTAAACAGGCACGCACCATCAATGCTATTATCAACAACATTGAGAATAACCAGAATGAAAGAGCAGAAAGTATGCGTTCGGCCATGCTTAAAGGGCTTCCCGGCTTTTATAAAGATTTTAACCAACCAACCGACGAGGCTTTGTTTGCCTCACTTATGCCGGAGTTGATTCATGGCCTTGATGCCTCGTTTTTACCTGCCGAAGTGGTGGAAACAATTAATCAGTTCGAACAGAACAAACTAATTAAAAAGGTCTATCAGAAATCAATTTTAACCGACCGGAAAAAGCTGGAAGAGCTCCTCGAAAACGGATCGGAGAAACAATTATTGAAGTTGCGAAAAGATCCGCTTATTTCTATGTTCAATCAGCTGAACTTTATTTACTCAAAAGATATTATTACGGAGGTTCGGAAGATCAGTAAATCAATCGACGACAACATGAAGGTGTACATGGCCGGTTTAATGGAAATGAAAAAGGGACAGGCTTTTTACCCGGATGCCAATCTTACCTTGCGTGTAGCCTACGGAAAAGTGGAAGGTTATGAGCCAAAAGACGGGGTGAAATACAAATACTACACAACGTTGACAGGGATTATGGAAAAAGACAATCCGGAGATTTACGACTACGATGTGCCGGATCGTTTAAAAGAACTTTACCAAAACAAAGATTTTGGACAATATGAGGTGAATGGCGATGTGCCGGTTTGTTTTTTGGCATCGAACCATACGACAGGGGGTAACTCAGGAAGCCCTGTAGTAAACGGAAATGGCGAGTTAATTGGGGTGAATTTCGATAGAACATGGGAAAGTACAATGAGCGACATTATGTACGATCCGGAGCAGTGTCGAAACATTTCGATCGATATTCGTTATGCATTGTTTATCATAGATAAGTTTGCAGGTGCAGGTTATTTACTGGATGAAATGAAGATTGTGAAATAG
- a CDS encoding histidine kinase N-terminal 7TM domain-containing protein has protein sequence MIDFLPSNSLIQLITAFTAIGTCLLLWKFRKAVEVRFLILLEVFVAIWAFSYALEFGTLLLEEKMFYSQLSYLGIAFIPVSYFFFTIAFSQKFNLVNKQSIFLAMIIPIITLVLVFTNDKHGLIWKNYTLDSSTNMLYYKHGIWFWIFDIYAFTLICWGIFNLISSISTFTRFYKKQIRILIIASLIPVIANLMYIFNINPIPGFDWTTVSFVLTGLIIAIGIFRYKIFELIPLAREKLLGTMNEGVLVINTNGIIEEANPALLKTFSLNENTIIHSNLVNTFEKFPNIIELLQSENDSFTDFELQSNNQTYYYQIRVSTLYDKLGKLSGKLMVLSDVSSIRLAKNQLTKSNEKLKEQNRRNEKLIDDLDAYAHTLAHDLKNSLGVIFSSSDIILGAIEEGDMDTIKEFSAVIKESSAKTISVTNELLKMATAGHEDVETTPIKMEQVYAAAVAQITDIVTDYKASIEIENSWIDAQAYAPWIEEIWINLLSNAMKYGGVPPEIKVGCELSGKGMVKYWVKDNGDGIPADQHVKIFRKHTRLQPDKAGGYGLGLSIVKRIIEKLGGKVGVESSGEQGAGSLFYFKLPVVSTKSIEETH, from the coding sequence ATGATTGATTTTTTACCGAGTAACAGTCTTATTCAACTGATAACCGCTTTTACTGCCATCGGAACATGTTTACTTTTATGGAAATTCAGAAAAGCAGTTGAGGTACGTTTCCTGATTCTACTGGAAGTTTTTGTTGCCATTTGGGCATTCAGTTACGCGCTTGAATTTGGAACTCTTCTTCTGGAAGAGAAAATGTTTTACTCGCAATTATCGTACCTGGGCATTGCATTTATTCCGGTTTCGTATTTCTTTTTCACCATCGCGTTTAGTCAAAAATTTAATTTGGTAAATAAACAAAGTATTTTTCTTGCAATGATTATTCCAATAATTACGTTAGTACTGGTATTTACCAACGATAAACACGGACTTATCTGGAAAAATTACACCTTAGACAGCAGCACCAACATGCTGTATTATAAACATGGAATTTGGTTTTGGATTTTCGATATATATGCATTTACACTAATTTGCTGGGGGATTTTTAACCTGATTAGTTCAATTTCGACCTTTACCCGTTTTTACAAAAAACAAATTCGAATATTGATCATTGCCTCGCTTATTCCGGTAATTGCCAACCTGATGTATATTTTTAACATTAATCCAATTCCGGGTTTCGACTGGACCACCGTTTCGTTTGTTTTAACCGGATTGATTATTGCAATTGGCATATTCCGCTACAAAATTTTTGAGTTGATTCCGCTTGCCCGCGAAAAACTGCTTGGTACTATGAATGAAGGAGTTTTGGTAATCAATACTAACGGGATTATTGAAGAAGCCAATCCGGCCCTATTAAAAACATTTAGTCTGAATGAAAATACAATCATTCACTCCAACCTGGTTAATACATTTGAGAAATTTCCGAATATTATTGAGCTTCTTCAGTCGGAAAACGACAGTTTTACCGACTTTGAGCTTCAAAGCAACAATCAAACCTACTACTATCAAATCAGGGTTTCAACGCTTTACGACAAGCTGGGAAAACTTAGCGGAAAACTGATGGTTTTAAGCGATGTTTCTTCAATTCGACTGGCTAAAAATCAGCTTACCAAAAGCAACGAAAAGCTAAAAGAACAAAACAGACGAAACGAAAAGCTCATCGACGACCTGGATGCCTATGCCCATACGCTGGCTCACGATCTGAAAAACTCGTTAGGCGTGATCTTTTCATCAAGCGATATTATTTTAGGAGCGATTGAAGAGGGTGATATGGATACGATTAAGGAATTTTCGGCAGTGATAAAAGAATCGTCGGCTAAAACCATAAGCGTAACCAACGAGTTGCTGAAAATGGCCACTGCCGGCCACGAAGATGTTGAAACCACACCTATAAAGATGGAGCAGGTTTATGCTGCCGCAGTGGCACAGATTACTGATATTGTTACCGATTATAAGGCTTCAATTGAAATAGAAAACAGCTGGATTGATGCGCAGGCTTACGCGCCGTGGATTGAAGAAATATGGATAAACCTGTTATCGAATGCCATGAAATACGGTGGTGTTCCTCCGGAGATAAAAGTGGGCTGCGAACTTAGCGGAAAAGGAATGGTGAAGTACTGGGTGAAAGACAACGGCGATGGTATTCCTGCCGATCAACACGTAAAAATATTCAGGAAACATACGCGTCTGCAACCCGACAAAGCCGGTGGATACGGACTTGGGCTATCGATTGTAAAACGTATTATCGAAAAACTGGGGGGCAAAGTGGGTGTTGAAAGCAGCGGCGAACAAGGTGCCGGATCGTTGTTCTATTTTAAATTACCTGTTGTATCAACCAAATCAATTGAAGAAACGCATTAG